The DNA region TTGGGCGATTGAGTAGTAAGATAACATTACCTGCCAAAATAGATTGGCAAACCAATGCTTTTTATATGGGTGCTAGAGAAAGTACGCAAGGTGAACGAGACGGTATTTTATCTATAGACCTCGCTTTCAGTAAAGAAATTTTCAATGACAATGCGACCGTATCATTAAACGTGCGAGACTTGCTAAATTCCAGAAAGTACCAAGGCACCACGACCACTGATTCTTACGAAAGATATAGCGAAAGACAGTGGCGACAACGCCAAATCAACCTGTCGTTAATGTATCGTTTCAACCAACAAAAGAAACGCAGCGAACGCAATAGAGGTGAGAATAACGGAGATGATGATGACGATATGGGATTTTAAGCCCACCACATGGGTGCCAACAAAAAAAGGAAGTTCAACTTGAACTTCCTTTTTTTGTATTTAAATATTAGAGTGATTATTGAGCCGCTTCGCGTTTCGCTTTCTTTTCTTCTCTAATTTCTTTTAATCTTTCAATTAGCGAACCTCCAATCCAGTAAGGAATTACAAAAGTCAACAAGAATATCATTAACCAAAACCCTATAGTTAAGATAGTTAAGAATGCTAAAAAGCCTAAATATTGGTCAAAATCAAACATAATAATAAGTGTCTTTTAAAAAATCTTACGCAAAGATAGTGCAAAGCCCTTTGTTATACAATATTGGCGTAATATTTATTAACAGAGTTTTCCACTAATTTAAATTCGGCTGCGGGGTCATTCTTAAATAAGGCTTTACTTCTTTGTGCCCTTTAGGAAATAAATCTGGAATTTGCTCATTGGTTACCGCTGGCGAAATCACCACATCCTCACCGTGTTTCCAGTTAGCTGGCGTGGCCACTTTATGGTAAGCCGTTAATTGCAACGAATCAATAACACGAAGTAGTTCTTCAAAATTCCGTCCTGTTGATGCCGGATAAGTAATGATAAGCTTTACTTTTTTGTCATCACCAATTACAAATACCGAGCGTACCGTAAATTTTTCACTGGCATTGGGGTGAATCATATCATAAAGTTCAGATACTTTTCTGTCTTCATCTGCAATAATCGGAAAATTTACCGTAGTGTTTTGGGTTTCGTTAATATCGTTTACCCAGCCTTTGTGAGATTCCAATCCGTCAACGCTAAGTGCTACCACTTTTACGTTACGCTTTTCGAACTCTTCTTTATATTTTGCCACAGTACCCAATTCGGTAGTACAAACGGGCGTGTAATCTGCCGGATGCGAAAATAAAATCCCCCAACCATCGCCAAGCCACTCATGAAAATTGATTTCACCTTCGGTAGATTGCGCTGTAAAATTTGGGGCTTCGTCTCCTAATCTAATTGTTGCCATGATATTGTTTTTATTTATTTAGTTAAAGTTATTAAAAATCAAACACAAAATGTATTCGT from Tamlana crocina includes:
- a CDS encoding peroxiredoxin — encoded protein: MATIRLGDEAPNFTAQSTEGEINFHEWLGDGWGILFSHPADYTPVCTTELGTVAKYKEEFEKRNVKVVALSVDGLESHKGWVNDINETQNTTVNFPIIADEDRKVSELYDMIHPNASEKFTVRSVFVIGDDKKVKLIITYPASTGRNFEELLRVIDSLQLTAYHKVATPANWKHGEDVVISPAVTNEQIPDLFPKGHKEVKPYLRMTPQPNLN